One window of Burkholderia vietnamiensis LMG 10929 genomic DNA carries:
- the ribB gene encoding 3,4-dihydroxy-2-butanone-4-phosphate synthase, translated as MSFKSVSSAPADAFADLPLLESEPVPPRIAAALDALRAGRAVVLQDDHDRENEADLIVAAERITPETMALLIRECSGIVCLCLTDDKVRALELPPMVQTNESRNGTAFTVSIEAREGVHTGVSAADRVTTIRAAIADDAKPYDIVRPGHVFPLRAQPGGVLARRGHTEGTIDLSILAGLRPAGVLCELMNPDGTMTRGDDVERFAQQHGLPMLTIAELVEFREALAAARERCCEPA; from the coding sequence ATGTCCTTCAAGTCCGTTTCGTCGGCACCCGCCGACGCCTTTGCCGATCTCCCGTTGCTCGAATCCGAACCGGTGCCGCCGCGCATCGCCGCCGCGCTCGACGCGTTGCGCGCGGGCCGCGCGGTCGTGTTGCAGGACGATCACGACCGTGAGAACGAGGCCGATCTGATCGTCGCCGCCGAGCGCATCACGCCCGAGACGATGGCGCTGCTGATCCGCGAGTGCAGCGGCATCGTGTGCCTGTGCCTGACCGACGACAAGGTCCGCGCGCTCGAGCTGCCGCCGATGGTGCAGACCAACGAGAGCCGCAACGGCACCGCGTTCACCGTGTCGATCGAGGCGCGCGAAGGCGTGCATACCGGCGTGTCCGCGGCCGACCGCGTGACGACGATCCGCGCGGCGATCGCCGACGATGCGAAGCCGTACGACATCGTCCGCCCCGGCCATGTGTTCCCGTTGCGTGCGCAACCGGGCGGCGTGCTCGCGCGCCGCGGTCACACCGAAGGGACGATCGATCTGTCGATCCTCGCGGGCCTGAGGCCGGCCGGCGTGCTGTGCGAGCTGATGAACCCGGACGGCACGATGACGCGCGGCGACGACGTCGAGCGCTTCGCGCAGCAGCACGGGCTGCCGATGCTGACGATCGCCGAACTCGTGGAATTCCGCGAGGCGCTGGCGGCCGCGCGCGAGCGCTGCTGCGAGCCGGCCTGA
- a CDS encoding DeoR/GlpR family DNA-binding transcription regulator, translating into MTRDPRLTLNARQQELLEWVQRDGFVTVDDLASHFAVTPQTIRRDVNWLADLNLLRRYHGGASLPTSSENVSYTARQRMFHDEKRRIAALAASHIPDQASLFINLGTTTEEVARALNRHHGLHVITNNLNVASMMSGYPDCEVLITGGIVRPWDKGIVGELAIDFIRQFKVDYAIIGTSAIEADGTLRDFDTREVRVAEAIMQHARTVYLVADHSKVGRPALVRQGHLSQVHALFTDKPLPPEMTDTVAAAGTQVYVAE; encoded by the coding sequence ATGACCCGAGATCCCCGCCTCACCCTCAACGCGCGCCAGCAGGAATTGCTCGAATGGGTGCAGCGCGACGGCTTCGTGACCGTCGACGATCTCGCGTCGCACTTCGCGGTCACGCCGCAGACGATCCGCCGCGACGTGAACTGGCTCGCCGACCTGAACCTGCTGCGCCGCTACCACGGCGGCGCGAGCCTGCCGACCAGCTCGGAGAACGTCTCCTACACCGCGCGCCAGCGGATGTTCCACGACGAGAAGCGGCGCATCGCGGCGCTGGCCGCGTCGCACATCCCCGATCAGGCATCGCTGTTCATCAACCTCGGCACGACGACCGAGGAAGTCGCGCGCGCGCTGAATCGCCATCACGGCCTGCACGTGATCACGAACAACCTGAACGTCGCGTCGATGATGAGCGGCTACCCCGACTGCGAGGTGCTGATCACGGGCGGCATCGTGCGGCCGTGGGACAAGGGGATCGTCGGCGAGCTCGCGATCGACTTCATCCGCCAGTTCAAGGTCGACTACGCGATCATCGGCACGTCGGCGATCGAGGCCGACGGCACGCTGCGCGACTTCGACACGCGCGAGGTGCGCGTGGCCGAGGCGATCATGCAGCATGCGCGCACCGTCTACCTGGTCGCCGATCATTCGAAGGTCGGCCGTCCCGCGCTGGTGCGCCAGGGGCACCTGAGCCAGGTGCACGCGCTGTTCACCGACAAGCCGCTGCCGCCCGAGATGACCGACACGGTGGCCGCCGCCGGCACCCAGGTGTACGTCGCCGAATGA
- a CDS encoding DEAD/DEAH box helicase, whose amino-acid sequence MSFESLGLAEPLVKAVNELGYTSPTPIQQQAIPAVLGGGDLLAGAQTGTGKTAGFTLPILQRLHTFYTEHRGAKRAVRALILTPTRELAAQVEESVRAYSKYVKLRSTVMFGGVSINPQIDALKRGVDIVVATPGRLLDHMQQKTIDLSDLDILVLDEADRMLDMGFIHDIKRVLAKLPPRRQNLLFSATFSDEIKALADSLLDSPALIEVARRNTTAETVAQKIHPVDRDRKRDLLTHLIREHNWFQVLVFTRTKHGANRLAEQLTKDGISAMAIHGNKSQSARTRALAEFKNNTLQVLVATDIAARGIDIDQLPHVVNFDLPNVPEDYVHRIGRTGRAGATGEAVSLVCVDEKQLLRDIERLIKREIPQEVIAGFEPDPNVKPEPIQQRRGQQPRGGGNGGGGGGGGGNRQPRAGGSGQAGAKRDANAQPKAAKAAKPRAAGGASGNANGGGRPAGGGNGARPANGNAAHPNRNRSSRSGQRGH is encoded by the coding sequence ATGTCTTTCGAATCTCTCGGCCTGGCCGAACCGCTCGTCAAGGCGGTCAACGAGCTCGGCTACACGTCGCCGACCCCGATCCAGCAGCAGGCGATCCCCGCCGTCCTCGGCGGCGGCGACCTGCTCGCCGGCGCACAAACCGGCACCGGCAAGACCGCCGGCTTCACGCTGCCGATCCTGCAGCGGCTGCATACCTTCTACACCGAGCATCGCGGCGCAAAGCGTGCGGTGCGCGCGCTGATCCTCACGCCGACGCGCGAACTCGCCGCCCAGGTCGAGGAAAGCGTGCGCGCGTACAGCAAGTACGTGAAGCTGCGCTCGACCGTGATGTTCGGCGGCGTCAGCATCAATCCGCAGATCGACGCGCTCAAGCGCGGCGTCGACATCGTCGTCGCGACGCCGGGCCGTCTGCTCGACCACATGCAGCAGAAGACGATCGACCTGTCGGATCTCGACATCCTCGTGCTCGACGAAGCGGACCGGATGCTCGACATGGGCTTCATCCACGACATCAAGCGCGTGCTCGCGAAGCTGCCGCCGCGGCGGCAGAACCTGCTGTTCTCGGCGACCTTCTCCGACGAGATCAAGGCGCTCGCCGACAGCCTGCTCGATTCGCCGGCGCTGATCGAAGTCGCACGCCGCAACACGACCGCGGAAACCGTCGCGCAGAAGATCCACCCGGTCGATCGCGATCGCAAGCGCGATCTGCTCACGCATCTGATCCGCGAGCACAACTGGTTCCAGGTGCTCGTGTTCACGCGTACCAAGCACGGCGCCAACCGGCTCGCCGAGCAATTGACGAAGGACGGCATCAGCGCGATGGCGATCCACGGCAACAAGAGCCAGTCGGCCCGCACGCGCGCGCTGGCCGAGTTCAAGAACAACACGCTGCAAGTGCTCGTCGCGACCGACATCGCCGCGCGCGGGATCGACATCGACCAGTTGCCGCACGTCGTCAACTTCGACCTGCCGAACGTGCCGGAAGACTACGTGCACCGCATCGGCCGCACGGGCCGCGCGGGCGCGACCGGCGAAGCGGTGTCGCTGGTGTGCGTCGACGAGAAGCAGTTGCTGCGCGACATCGAGCGGCTGATCAAGCGCGAGATTCCGCAGGAAGTGATCGCGGGCTTCGAACCCGATCCGAACGTCAAGCCGGAGCCGATCCAGCAGCGTCGCGGCCAGCAGCCGCGCGGCGGCGGCAACGGTGGCGGCGGTGGCGGCGGCGGTGGGAATCGTCAGCCGCGTGCGGGCGGCTCAGGCCAGGCCGGCGCGAAGCGCGACGCCAACGCGCAGCCGAAGGCCGCGAAGGCGGCCAAGCCGCGCGCGGCCGGCGGTGCGAGCGGTAACGCCAACGGCGGCGGCCGCCCGGCCGGCGGCGGCAACGGCGCACGTCCCGCCAACGGCAATGCCGCGCACCCGAACCGCAACCGTTCGTCGCGCAGCGGCCAGCGCGGTCACTGA
- a CDS encoding MIP/aquaporin family protein, producing the protein MSPYIAEFIGTAILVLLGNGAVANVLLAKTKGKGADLIVIVMGWAMAVFVAVYVTASFSGAHLNPIVTISLALAGKFAWSKVAGYVIAQMLGGMAGALLVWLAYRQHFANEADADLKLAVFCTAPAIRSTTHNVLTEAICTFVLILGVLYLASPQVGLGALDALPVGLLVLGIGISLGGPTGYAMSPARDLSPRIMHALLPIPGKRDSDWRYAWVPVIGPLLGGAAAAGLYLRLHAMA; encoded by the coding sequence ATGTCACCTTATATTGCGGAATTCATCGGCACGGCGATCCTCGTGCTGCTCGGCAACGGCGCGGTCGCAAACGTGCTGCTTGCGAAGACCAAGGGCAAAGGCGCGGACCTGATCGTCATCGTGATGGGCTGGGCGATGGCGGTGTTCGTCGCCGTCTACGTGACCGCGTCGTTCAGCGGCGCGCACCTGAATCCGATCGTCACGATCAGTCTCGCGCTGGCGGGCAAGTTCGCGTGGTCGAAGGTCGCCGGCTACGTCATCGCGCAGATGCTCGGCGGGATGGCCGGCGCGCTGCTCGTGTGGCTCGCGTATCGCCAGCACTTCGCGAACGAAGCCGACGCGGACCTGAAGCTCGCGGTGTTCTGCACGGCGCCCGCGATCCGCAGCACCACGCACAACGTGCTGACCGAAGCGATCTGCACGTTCGTGCTGATCCTCGGCGTGCTGTACCTTGCGTCGCCGCAGGTCGGCCTCGGCGCGCTCGACGCGCTGCCCGTCGGCCTGCTGGTGCTCGGCATCGGCATCTCGCTCGGCGGCCCGACCGGCTATGCGATGAGCCCGGCGCGCGACCTGTCGCCGCGCATCATGCACGCGCTGCTGCCGATTCCCGGCAAGCGCGACAGCGACTGGCGCTACGCGTGGGTGCCGGTGATCGGCCCGCTGCTCGGCGGCGCCGCGGCTGCCGGCCTGTATCTGCGCCTGCACGCGATGGCCTGA
- the glpD gene encoding glycerol-3-phosphate dehydrogenase, with product MTQPNRYDLLVVGGGINGAGIARDAAGRGLSVLLCEQDDLASHTSSCSTKLIHGGLRYLEYNEFGLVRKALQERETLLRAAPHIMWPLRFVMPHMPNLRPAWLIRVGLFLYDHLAKRELLPGSRGIDMRRHAAGAPLIDSIKRGFVYSDGWVDDARLVVLNALDAQERGAEILTRTKLVSAQRVGDAWEARLQLADGSMRVVHARAVANAAGPWVGEVLHGALGRGAHHSVRLVKGSHIITRRLFEHDHAYIFQNPDKRIIFAIPYEHDFTLIGTTDVEYTSDPAKVAIDRDETQYLCESINRYFKRKISPADVHWTYSGVRPLLEDENAANASAVTRDYRLEMDDGAGAPLLSVFGGKITTFRKLAEEAGDMLCRALGRDAPTWTAGAPLPGGDIPDAKFDAFADAFATRHPWLPAALARRYARAYGTRAERMLDGAQSLAELGAEVAPDLFDAELRYLRDVEWATCAQDVLWRRSKLGLHVAPGTLDAVTAALDAWFTAAHAPHA from the coding sequence GTGACACAACCGAATCGCTACGATCTGCTCGTCGTCGGCGGCGGCATCAACGGCGCCGGCATCGCGCGCGATGCGGCGGGCCGCGGCCTGTCGGTGCTGCTTTGCGAGCAGGACGACCTGGCGTCGCACACGTCGTCGTGCAGCACGAAGCTGATTCACGGCGGCCTGCGCTACCTCGAATACAACGAGTTCGGCCTCGTCCGCAAGGCGCTGCAAGAGCGTGAAACGCTGCTGCGCGCGGCGCCGCACATCATGTGGCCGCTGCGCTTCGTGATGCCGCATATGCCGAACCTGCGGCCGGCGTGGCTGATCCGCGTCGGCCTGTTTCTCTACGATCACCTCGCGAAACGCGAGCTGCTGCCCGGCTCGCGCGGCATCGACATGCGCCGCCACGCGGCCGGCGCGCCGCTGATCGACTCGATCAAGCGCGGCTTCGTCTATTCGGACGGCTGGGTCGACGACGCGCGTCTCGTGGTGCTGAACGCGCTCGACGCGCAGGAGCGCGGCGCCGAGATCCTCACGCGCACCAAGCTCGTGTCGGCGCAGCGCGTCGGCGACGCATGGGAAGCGCGGCTCCAGCTTGCCGACGGCTCGATGCGCGTCGTCCACGCCCGCGCGGTCGCGAACGCGGCCGGCCCGTGGGTCGGCGAGGTGCTGCACGGCGCGCTGGGCCGCGGCGCGCATCACAGCGTGCGGCTCGTGAAGGGCAGCCACATCATCACGCGCCGCCTGTTCGAGCACGACCACGCGTACATCTTCCAGAATCCGGACAAGCGGATCATCTTCGCGATCCCGTACGAACACGACTTCACGCTGATCGGCACGACCGACGTCGAATACACGAGCGATCCCGCGAAGGTCGCGATCGATCGCGACGAGACGCAGTATCTGTGCGAGTCGATCAATCGCTATTTCAAACGCAAGATCTCGCCGGCCGACGTGCACTGGACCTATTCGGGCGTGCGCCCGCTGCTCGAAGACGAAAACGCGGCGAACGCGTCGGCCGTCACGCGCGACTACCGGCTGGAGATGGACGACGGCGCCGGCGCGCCGCTGCTGTCGGTGTTCGGCGGCAAGATCACGACCTTCCGCAAGCTCGCGGAGGAAGCCGGCGACATGCTGTGCCGCGCGCTCGGCCGCGACGCGCCGACGTGGACGGCCGGCGCGCCGCTGCCCGGCGGCGACATCCCCGACGCGAAGTTCGACGCGTTCGCCGACGCGTTCGCGACACGCCACCCGTGGCTGCCCGCCGCGCTCGCGCGCCGCTATGCGCGCGCGTACGGCACACGCGCGGAGCGCATGCTCGACGGCGCGCAGTCGCTCGCCGAGCTCGGCGCCGAAGTCGCACCGGACCTGTTCGACGCGGAGCTGCGCTACCTGCGCGACGTCGAGTGGGCCACCTGCGCGCAGGACGTGCTGTGGCGCCGCTCGAAGCTCGGCCTGCACGTCGCGCCCGGCACGCTCGACGCGGTGACGGCCGCGCTCGACGCGTGGTTCACCGCCGCACACGCGCCGCACGCCTGA
- a CDS encoding HAD family hydrolase, with amino-acid sequence MLDHLICDCDGVLVDSEVIADRVLFDTLSATFPHLDFEDAAKSAFGQQTSRFLAGLEARFGIRMPENFIETVEHNIETGLAQSLAPITGVRDALMQVGLPAAVVSNSRLVRVRSSLKRAALTEIFGDRVFSSEQVARPKPYPDVYLHAAQTLGVEPTRCVVVEDSVSGLNAARAAGMKTIAFVGASHIPDNYADALRAMGITRIMRRMDELPALVAAGVRGEFGDVQS; translated from the coding sequence ATGCTCGATCACCTTATCTGCGACTGCGACGGCGTGCTCGTCGACAGCGAAGTCATCGCCGACCGCGTCCTGTTCGACACGCTGTCCGCCACGTTCCCCCACCTCGATTTCGAAGACGCTGCAAAGTCGGCCTTCGGCCAGCAGACGTCACGCTTTCTCGCGGGGCTCGAAGCGCGGTTCGGGATCAGGATGCCGGAGAACTTCATCGAAACCGTCGAGCACAACATCGAGACCGGTCTCGCGCAATCGCTCGCGCCGATCACCGGCGTGCGCGACGCGTTGATGCAGGTCGGCCTGCCGGCCGCGGTGGTATCGAACAGCCGGCTCGTGCGCGTGCGCAGCTCGCTCAAGCGCGCGGCACTCACCGAGATCTTCGGCGATCGCGTGTTCAGCTCCGAGCAGGTCGCGCGACCGAAGCCCTACCCCGACGTCTATCTGCATGCGGCGCAGACGCTCGGCGTCGAGCCGACGCGCTGCGTCGTCGTCGAGGACAGCGTGTCGGGACTGAACGCGGCGCGCGCGGCCGGCATGAAGACGATCGCGTTCGTCGGCGCGAGCCACATCCCGGACAACTACGCGGACGCGCTGCGCGCGATGGGCATCACGCGCATCATGCGCCGGATGGACGAACTGCCGGCGCTCGTCGCGGCCGGCGTACGCGGCGAATTCGGCGACGTGCAGTCCTGA
- a CDS encoding gamma-glutamyltransferase family protein: protein MTGFDWHNPYPTTRIPVFARNVVSTSHPLAAQAGLRMLWKGGNAVDAALAAAAAITVVEPVSCGLGGDAFALVWDGERLSGLNASGVAPAAWNPDYFRRRHGEDAHGIAKQPTRGWDTVTVPGVIAGWEALHAKFGSLPFADLLEPAIEHAERGYSVSPIVAHKWAAAVPELHALPGFAQTFMPRGRAPLVGERMCLPDHAQTLRTLAHDGPRAFYEGALAARLAAFAREGGGALTEADLRAYRPEWVEPIGKRFGRHTVHEIPPNGQGIAALIALGIAEHVGVTDWPVDSADSQHLQIEAMKLAFADVYRYVADPRAMDVTPAEMLDDAYLAERAKLIDRTRATHFAAGRPHSGGTIYLSAADERGMMVSFIQSNYMGFGSGLVVPGTGIALQNRGHGFSMDPRSPNVVAGGKRPFHTIIPAFVTEQVDGRTEAVMSFGVMGGDMQPQGHLQTIVRMLGYHQQPQAACCAPRWKVNRDFTLDVEATMNRQTVDALAARGHTIKSVDDPYMDFGSGQFVWRLDPDDPERGYVAASDSRRDGLAAGF from the coding sequence ATGACAGGCTTCGACTGGCACAACCCGTATCCGACGACCCGCATCCCCGTATTCGCGCGCAACGTCGTGTCGACGTCGCATCCGCTCGCCGCGCAGGCCGGGCTGCGGATGCTGTGGAAGGGCGGCAACGCCGTCGATGCGGCGCTGGCCGCCGCGGCCGCGATCACGGTGGTTGAGCCGGTGTCGTGCGGGCTCGGCGGCGACGCGTTCGCGCTCGTATGGGACGGCGAGCGGCTGTCCGGGCTGAACGCGTCGGGCGTCGCGCCGGCGGCGTGGAATCCCGACTACTTCCGCCGGCGTCACGGCGAGGATGCGCACGGCATCGCCAAGCAGCCGACGCGCGGCTGGGACACCGTCACGGTGCCGGGCGTGATCGCCGGCTGGGAAGCGCTGCACGCGAAGTTCGGCTCGCTGCCGTTCGCCGATCTGCTCGAACCGGCGATCGAGCACGCGGAGCGCGGCTATTCGGTGTCGCCGATCGTCGCGCACAAATGGGCGGCCGCCGTGCCCGAGCTGCACGCGCTGCCGGGCTTCGCCCAGACCTTCATGCCGCGCGGGCGCGCGCCGCTCGTCGGCGAGCGCATGTGCCTGCCGGACCATGCGCAGACGCTGCGCACGCTCGCCCACGACGGGCCGCGCGCGTTCTACGAAGGCGCGCTCGCCGCGCGGCTCGCGGCGTTCGCGCGCGAAGGCGGCGGCGCGCTGACCGAGGCCGACCTGCGCGCGTACCGGCCGGAATGGGTCGAGCCGATCGGCAAGCGCTTCGGCCGCCATACGGTCCACGAGATTCCGCCGAACGGGCAGGGCATCGCCGCGCTGATCGCGCTCGGCATCGCGGAGCACGTGGGCGTGACCGACTGGCCCGTCGATTCGGCCGATTCGCAGCATCTGCAGATCGAGGCGATGAAGCTCGCGTTCGCGGACGTCTATCGCTACGTCGCCGACCCGCGCGCGATGGACGTGACGCCGGCCGAGATGCTCGACGACGCGTATCTCGCCGAACGCGCGAAGCTGATCGACCGCACGCGGGCGACGCACTTCGCGGCCGGCCGCCCGCATTCGGGCGGCACGATCTACCTGTCGGCGGCGGACGAGCGCGGGATGATGGTGAGCTTCATTCAGTCCAACTACATGGGCTTCGGTTCGGGGCTCGTCGTGCCCGGCACGGGCATTGCGCTGCAGAACCGCGGGCACGGTTTCTCGATGGATCCGCGCTCGCCGAACGTGGTCGCGGGCGGCAAGCGGCCGTTCCATACGATCATCCCGGCGTTCGTCACCGAGCAGGTCGACGGGCGCACCGAGGCGGTGATGAGCTTCGGCGTGATGGGCGGCGACATGCAGCCGCAAGGCCATCTGCAGACCATCGTGCGGATGCTCGGCTACCACCAGCAGCCGCAGGCCGCGTGCTGCGCGCCGCGCTGGAAGGTCAACCGCGACTTCACGCTCGACGTCGAGGCGACGATGAACCGGCAGACCGTCGACGCGCTCGCCGCGCGCGGCCATACGATCAAGTCGGTCGACGATCCTTACATGGATTTCGGCTCCGGGCAGTTCGTCTGGCGCCTCGATCCCGACGATCCCGAGCGCGGCTACGTGGCCGCGAGCGACAGCCGCCGCGACGGCCTCGCCGCCGGTTTCTGA
- the glpK gene encoding glycerol kinase GlpK, with protein MQDQYILALDQGTTSSRAMLFDRQGNIVSIAQKEFEQIYPQPGWVEHDPQEIWSTQAGVAAEAVTRTGLNGTSIAAIGITNQRETTIVWDRETGQPVYNAIVWQDRRTADFCDSLKQQGLEAKVRAKTGLPIDSYFSATKIRWILDNVPGARDKARQGKLAFGTVDSWLVWNFTKHELHVTDVTNASRTMLFNIHTREWDSELLELLDIPRSMLPEVKASSEIYGHTKTTVFASKIPLAGIAGDQHAALFGQMCTTSGMVKNTYGTGCFLMMNTGDKPIESRNNLVTTIAWQIGDDVQYALEGSIFIAGAVVQWLRDGMGIIKTAAEIEALAARVPHTDGVYLVPAFAGLGAPHWNARARGSVFGVTRGTTSAHLARAALDAIAYQSLDVLAAMEADSGISIGELRVDGGASANNLLMQFQADLLGVDAVRPQITETTALGAAYLAGLAIGYWKNLDEVRSQWQLDRRFSPSMPKEQVKQCMAGWQRAVRAAKAWADDTQ; from the coding sequence ATGCAGGACCAGTACATCCTCGCGCTTGACCAGGGCACGACGAGCTCCCGCGCAATGCTGTTCGATCGCCAGGGCAACATCGTTTCGATCGCCCAGAAGGAATTCGAACAGATCTACCCGCAACCCGGCTGGGTCGAGCACGACCCGCAGGAAATCTGGTCGACGCAAGCCGGCGTCGCCGCCGAAGCCGTCACGCGCACGGGCCTGAACGGCACGTCGATCGCGGCGATCGGCATCACCAACCAGCGCGAGACGACCATCGTCTGGGATCGCGAAACCGGCCAGCCGGTCTACAACGCGATCGTGTGGCAGGACCGCCGCACCGCCGACTTCTGCGATTCGCTCAAGCAGCAGGGCCTCGAGGCGAAGGTGCGCGCGAAGACCGGCCTGCCGATCGACTCGTACTTCTCCGCGACCAAGATCCGCTGGATTCTCGACAACGTGCCGGGCGCGCGCGACAAGGCGCGCCAGGGCAAGCTCGCGTTCGGCACGGTCGACAGCTGGCTCGTGTGGAACTTCACGAAGCACGAGCTGCACGTGACCGACGTGACGAACGCATCGCGCACGATGCTGTTCAACATTCACACGCGCGAGTGGGACAGCGAGCTGCTCGAGCTGCTCGACATCCCGCGCAGCATGCTGCCGGAAGTGAAGGCTTCGTCGGAAATCTACGGCCATACGAAGACGACGGTGTTCGCGTCGAAGATTCCGCTCGCGGGCATCGCGGGCGACCAGCACGCGGCGCTGTTCGGCCAGATGTGCACGACCTCGGGCATGGTCAAGAACACCTACGGCACCGGCTGCTTCCTGATGATGAACACCGGCGACAAGCCGATCGAGTCGAGGAACAACCTCGTCACGACGATCGCCTGGCAGATCGGCGACGACGTGCAGTACGCGCTCGAAGGCAGCATCTTCATCGCGGGCGCGGTCGTGCAATGGCTGCGCGACGGGATGGGCATCATCAAGACGGCCGCCGAAATCGAAGCGCTGGCCGCGCGCGTGCCGCATACCGACGGCGTCTATCTGGTGCCGGCGTTCGCGGGCCTCGGCGCACCGCACTGGAATGCCCGCGCGCGCGGCTCGGTGTTCGGCGTCACGCGCGGCACGACGTCCGCCCATCTCGCGCGCGCGGCGCTCGACGCGATCGCGTATCAGTCGCTCGACGTGCTGGCCGCGATGGAAGCCGACTCGGGGATCAGCATCGGCGAGCTGCGCGTCGACGGCGGCGCGAGCGCGAACAACCTGCTGATGCAGTTCCAGGCCGATCTGCTCGGCGTCGACGCGGTGCGTCCGCAGATCACCGAGACGACCGCGCTCGGCGCGGCCTACCTCGCGGGCCTCGCGATCGGCTACTGGAAGAACCTCGACGAAGTGCGCAGCCAGTGGCAGCTCGATCGCCGCTTCTCGCCGTCGATGCCGAAGGAGCAGGTCAAGCAGTGCATGGCAGGCTGGCAGCGCGCGGTGCGCGCGGCCAAGGCGTGGGCCGACGACACGCAGTAA
- a CDS encoding ferritin-like domain-containing protein, with the protein MPTETTHVMPWRIEDIDLNRIDRQRAAANEDLLLLLCASSFIESGSDLYTSNLSEFFNDDPEVSAWLNSAWEHEELQHGRALKAYIAHVWPEFDWDAAFANFFAEYSKTCSVDAFEKTRALEMVARCVVETGTATLYRAINECSDEPVLKEITDNIRSDEVRHYKHFFKFFKKYNKLEGNGRLAVLGALMRRVMEIKNEDSEIALRHVFAVRYPDRVGDNQYNRERAARISSLVRRNLSADMCVKMLLKPLDLPAKIQPSVHYPLTKITRHVFMR; encoded by the coding sequence ATGCCTACTGAAACGACGCATGTCATGCCGTGGCGTATCGAGGACATCGATCTGAACCGGATCGATCGTCAGCGTGCCGCCGCGAACGAGGATCTGCTGCTGCTGTTGTGCGCGTCGTCGTTCATCGAAAGCGGCTCGGATCTCTACACGAGCAATCTGAGCGAGTTCTTCAACGACGATCCGGAAGTATCCGCGTGGCTCAACAGTGCGTGGGAGCACGAAGAATTGCAGCACGGGCGCGCGCTGAAGGCGTACATCGCGCACGTGTGGCCCGAGTTCGACTGGGATGCCGCGTTCGCGAATTTCTTCGCCGAGTATTCGAAGACCTGCTCGGTCGACGCGTTCGAGAAAACCCGCGCGCTCGAGATGGTCGCGCGCTGCGTCGTCGAGACGGGCACGGCCACGCTCTATCGCGCGATCAACGAATGCTCGGACGAGCCCGTGCTGAAGGAAATCACCGACAACATCCGCTCGGACGAAGTGCGCCACTACAAGCACTTCTTCAAGTTCTTCAAGAAGTACAACAAGCTCGAAGGAAACGGCCGGCTCGCGGTGCTCGGTGCGCTGATGCGCCGCGTGATGGAGATCAAGAACGAGGACTCCGAGATCGCGCTGCGCCACGTGTTCGCGGTGCGCTATCCCGATCGCGTCGGCGACAATCAGTACAACCGCGAGCGCGCCGCACGCATCAGCTCGCTCGTGCGGCGCAATCTGTCGGCCGACATGTGCGTGAAGATGCTGCTCAAGCCGCTCGACCTGCCCGCGAAGATCCAGCCGAGCGTCCACTATCCGCTCACCAAGATCACGCGGCACGTGTTCATGCGCTGA
- a CDS encoding helix-turn-helix domain-containing protein, which yields MSTPLALVRDVSSFESGDAAGARTSASLDALEHVVGVNLARLRAERQLSLDALARLSGVSRAMLAQIESARSVPSIKVLCKIAAALKVSVAAFLRRHAVNGFEHLAAERAVRVVSSNGRFSARALYPEGEPAAAEFHELRIAPLHTEPGTPRAPGTTINLVVSEGTLEVSVHDRRQLLATGDAIVFDADQPYSLRNPGDSDARAFRVTVGPEAPPRWHVRDAAAAGSAAG from the coding sequence ATGTCTACACCCCTGGCGCTGGTGCGCGACGTGTCTTCGTTCGAGTCCGGCGACGCCGCCGGCGCGCGGACGTCCGCTTCGCTCGACGCGCTCGAGCACGTCGTCGGCGTGAATCTCGCGCGCCTGCGTGCCGAGCGGCAACTGTCGCTCGATGCGCTCGCGCGGTTGTCCGGCGTGTCGCGCGCGATGCTCGCGCAGATCGAATCCGCGCGCAGCGTGCCGTCGATCAAGGTTCTCTGCAAGATCGCCGCGGCCCTGAAGGTGTCGGTCGCCGCGTTCCTGCGCCGTCACGCGGTGAACGGCTTCGAGCATCTGGCGGCCGAGCGCGCGGTGCGCGTCGTCAGCTCGAACGGCCGCTTTTCCGCGCGCGCGCTGTATCCGGAAGGCGAACCGGCCGCGGCCGAGTTCCACGAGCTGCGCATCGCGCCGCTGCATACGGAGCCTGGCACGCCGCGTGCGCCCGGCACGACGATCAATCTGGTGGTCAGCGAGGGCACGCTCGAAGTCAGCGTGCATGACCGTCGCCAGCTGCTCGCGACCGGCGACGCGATCGTGTTCGACGCCGACCAGCCGTACAGCCTGCGCAACCCCGGCGACAGCGATGCGCGCGCGTTCCGCGTGACGGTCGGCCCCGAGGCGCCGCCGCGCTGGCACGTGCGCGATGCGGCCGCGGCCGGCTCGGCGGCCGGCTGA